A genome region from Nocardia sp. NBC_00565 includes the following:
- the purH gene encoding bifunctional phosphoribosylaminoimidazolecarboxamide formyltransferase/IMP cyclohydrolase encodes MTERKGISRALVSVYDKTGLIALATGLHAAGIELVSTGSTAGKIADAGIPVTKVEDLTGFPETLDGRVKTLHPRVHAGILADTRKAEHVDQLVELGVEAFQLVVVNLYPFTQTVASGASKDECVEQIDIGGPSMVRAAAKNHPSVAVVVDSGDYDDVLAAVASGGFTLAERTALAAKAFQHTASYDVAVASWMTNVLAPATDSDEPAAPRFPRWTGGSWERASVLRYGENPHQAAALYTQNDGSQGLAQAKQLHGKEMSYNNYTDADAAWRAAYDHSAPAVAIIKHANPCGIAIGADLAEAHRKAHACDPVSAYGGVIAANGEVTVEMAEQVAEIFTEVIVAPSYADGAVEVLQRKKNVRILVAEPPRRGGAELRPISGGALLQLRDVLDAPGDNPENWTLVAGAAADAETLADLEFAWRACRAVKSNAILLAHDGASVGVGMGQVNRVDAVGLAVQRAGDRAKGSVAASDAFFPFSDGPQQLIQAGIRAIVQPGGSVRDQDTIDLAREAGVTLYLTGSRHFAH; translated from the coding sequence GTGACTGAGCGTAAGGGGATCTCCAGGGCGCTCGTGAGCGTCTACGACAAGACCGGGCTGATCGCGCTCGCGACCGGCCTGCACGCCGCAGGCATCGAGCTGGTCTCGACCGGTTCGACTGCGGGCAAGATCGCCGACGCGGGCATTCCGGTGACCAAGGTCGAGGATCTGACCGGTTTCCCGGAAACCCTGGACGGTCGGGTCAAGACCCTGCATCCGCGCGTGCACGCGGGCATCCTCGCCGACACACGCAAGGCCGAACACGTCGACCAGCTGGTCGAACTCGGCGTCGAGGCGTTCCAGCTCGTCGTGGTGAACCTGTACCCGTTCACGCAGACCGTGGCCAGCGGCGCCAGCAAAGACGAATGCGTCGAGCAGATCGATATCGGCGGTCCGTCCATGGTGCGCGCCGCCGCCAAGAACCACCCGTCGGTCGCGGTGGTCGTCGACAGCGGCGACTACGACGACGTACTCGCCGCGGTGGCGTCCGGCGGTTTCACCCTCGCCGAGCGGACTGCGTTGGCGGCCAAGGCATTCCAGCACACCGCAAGCTATGACGTCGCGGTCGCGAGCTGGATGACCAACGTGCTCGCCCCCGCCACGGACTCGGATGAGCCTGCCGCACCGCGGTTTCCGCGCTGGACCGGTGGCAGCTGGGAGCGCGCCTCGGTGCTGCGCTACGGCGAGAACCCGCATCAGGCCGCCGCGCTGTACACCCAGAACGACGGCAGCCAGGGGCTGGCGCAGGCAAAGCAGTTGCACGGCAAGGAGATGTCGTACAACAACTACACCGACGCCGACGCCGCCTGGCGCGCCGCCTATGACCATTCGGCACCCGCGGTCGCGATCATCAAGCACGCCAACCCATGTGGCATCGCGATCGGCGCCGATCTCGCCGAGGCGCACCGCAAGGCGCACGCCTGCGATCCGGTCAGCGCCTACGGCGGTGTGATCGCGGCCAATGGCGAGGTCACCGTGGAGATGGCCGAGCAGGTCGCCGAAATCTTCACCGAGGTGATCGTCGCACCGTCCTACGCCGACGGCGCGGTCGAGGTGCTGCAGCGCAAGAAGAACGTGCGCATTCTGGTAGCCGAGCCGCCGCGGCGCGGTGGCGCGGAGCTGCGCCCGATCAGCGGCGGCGCGCTGCTGCAGCTGCGCGATGTGCTCGACGCGCCGGGTGACAACCCGGAGAACTGGACCCTGGTGGCGGGTGCGGCGGCCGACGCCGAAACCCTCGCCGATCTCGAATTCGCTTGGCGTGCATGCCGGGCCGTGAAGTCCAACGCGATCCTGCTCGCCCACGACGGCGCCTCGGTCGGTGTCGGCATGGGCCAGGTCAACCGGGTGGACGCGGTGGGTCTGGCGGTGCAGCGCGCCGGTGACCGCGCCAAGGGGTCGGTCGCCGCGTCGGACGCGTTCTTCCCGTTCTCCGACGGCCCACAGCAGCTCATCCAGGCCGGTATCCGGGCGATCGTGCAGCCCGGCGGCTCGGTCCGGGACCAGGACACCATCGACCTGGCTCGCGAAGCCGGAGTCACCCTGTACCTCACGGGTTCTCGCCACTTCGCGCACTGA
- the purN gene encoding phosphoribosylglycinamide formyltransferase, translating to MSSPIPPSPAAAPQSTRAAWVPAAAPATVVVLASGTGSLLRALIEAAAAPDYPATIVAVGVDRVCQATEHAAAAGIPNFRMALKDFPDRDAWDVALTDAVAAYEPDLVVSAGFMKILGPAFMARFGGRIINTHPALLPAFPGAHGVRDALAYGVKVTGSTVHLVDSGIDTGPILAQETVPVLDDDDEATLHERIKVVERRLLAEVVAAVATRGIVSDGRKAVIPDERVLR from the coding sequence CTGAGCTCACCCATCCCGCCTTCACCGGCTGCCGCCCCCCAGTCCACGCGTGCCGCGTGGGTGCCCGCCGCGGCCCCGGCGACCGTCGTCGTGCTGGCCTCCGGCACCGGGTCATTGCTGCGCGCGCTCATCGAGGCCGCGGCCGCGCCGGACTATCCGGCGACCATCGTCGCCGTCGGGGTCGACCGCGTCTGCCAGGCCACCGAGCACGCGGCCGCCGCCGGTATCCCGAACTTCCGGATGGCGTTGAAAGACTTTCCCGATCGGGACGCCTGGGATGTCGCGCTGACCGACGCGGTCGCCGCCTATGAACCCGATCTGGTGGTCTCGGCCGGATTCATGAAGATCCTCGGCCCGGCCTTCATGGCCCGCTTCGGCGGCCGGATCATCAACACCCACCCCGCGCTGTTGCCCGCGTTCCCGGGCGCGCACGGGGTACGCGACGCGCTCGCCTACGGGGTCAAGGTCACCGGATCGACCGTGCACCTGGTCGATTCCGGTATCGACACCGGACCGATCCTTGCTCAGGAGACGGTGCCGGTGCTCGACGATGACGACGAGGCCACCCTGCACGAACGCATCAAGGTTGTCGAGCGACGGTTGCTGGCGGAGGTTGTCGCCGCCGTCGCGACCAGAGGCATTGTCTCCGACGGACGAAAGGCAGTTATTCCAGATGAGCGGGTACTTCGGTGA
- a CDS encoding cell division protein PerM, translating into MSSPRPSLVRRTAESRGAPEASARSNRSTPPRGSRTHPDGLDEAGFLSLTPERARVLLLVAARPTTYALVAVVVVVLAALLTSDSDLAGTSGAIAAGWLAAHQVPLTIGKTSLGLLPLLPTGLLVWLAARDCARAVEPQSSRADLGWIVGAALAGPLLVTAVCLAVAEDASGVVALQPPNTLAAFGWVGGLYLVAAASGIASRDRRRICTLLRLPDWAIAGTFGAGRTVLRLLGCATVVVIVSFFMHWSRIGDTYRTAGDAAGAIGSSLLSLAYLPNVVVEAVGVLVGSGAQFGDASIGVFSVVGGPIPAVPVLAAVPTGPAAGWWPVLLLIPAAVGVLGGVDIGRTSNDRAAAPWATLTSAGLATVLLMLLGGVAGGDLGTFGHVGPDLPIFAAVTFGWLAVAGYLGLVFARWFVVPVGAPVTGYDDDQYSDYDDDYVEDDYYDDQYDDTDHYDDEHYPEYDDDYEDYDGPDFEVELDGELVEEQTAIPTSRAAAADTIPDIVDAEVVEADLPESDPVDGR; encoded by the coding sequence ATGAGCTCTCCGAGACCCTCCCTAGTTCGCCGGACCGCTGAGTCCCGCGGCGCGCCGGAAGCCTCGGCGCGGAGCAACCGATCGACACCACCGCGCGGTTCGCGCACGCACCCGGATGGTCTCGACGAGGCCGGGTTCCTGTCGCTGACCCCGGAGCGCGCCCGCGTGCTGCTCCTGGTCGCCGCCCGCCCGACGACCTACGCGCTGGTCGCCGTCGTGGTCGTCGTCCTGGCCGCCCTGCTCACCTCGGACAGCGACCTGGCCGGTACCTCGGGTGCGATTGCCGCGGGTTGGCTTGCGGCACACCAGGTTCCGCTGACGATTGGCAAGACCTCACTCGGACTGCTGCCGCTGCTGCCGACCGGGCTGTTGGTCTGGCTCGCCGCTCGTGACTGCGCCCGCGCGGTGGAGCCGCAGAGTTCGCGCGCCGATCTCGGCTGGATCGTCGGTGCGGCGCTGGCCGGGCCGCTGCTGGTTACGGCCGTCTGTCTGGCGGTCGCCGAGGACGCCTCCGGTGTCGTCGCGCTGCAGCCGCCGAATACTCTCGCCGCCTTCGGGTGGGTCGGCGGACTGTATCTGGTCGCCGCGGCGAGCGGTATCGCGAGTCGCGACCGCCGCAGGATCTGCACGCTGCTGCGCCTGCCCGACTGGGCGATCGCGGGCACGTTCGGCGCTGGTCGGACGGTGTTGCGGCTGTTGGGGTGCGCGACCGTGGTCGTCATCGTTTCTTTCTTCATGCACTGGTCGCGCATCGGCGATACCTACCGAACAGCGGGCGATGCGGCGGGCGCGATCGGCTCGAGTCTGCTTTCGCTGGCCTATCTGCCGAATGTGGTAGTCGAGGCGGTCGGCGTGCTCGTCGGCTCCGGCGCACAGTTCGGGGACGCCTCGATCGGGGTGTTCTCCGTTGTCGGCGGGCCGATTCCGGCCGTTCCGGTGCTGGCCGCGGTGCCGACCGGGCCGGCCGCGGGCTGGTGGCCGGTGCTGCTGCTGATCCCGGCGGCGGTCGGCGTGCTCGGCGGGGTGGATATCGGACGCACCTCCAACGACCGGGCCGCCGCGCCGTGGGCGACCCTGACCTCGGCGGGTCTGGCCACCGTGCTGCTGATGCTGCTCGGCGGGGTGGCGGGCGGCGATCTCGGCACCTTCGGACATGTCGGACCGGACCTGCCGATCTTCGCGGCGGTCACCTTCGGCTGGTTGGCGGTCGCCGGTTACCTCGGTCTGGTCTTCGCGCGCTGGTTCGTCGTTCCGGTCGGCGCCCCCGTCACCGGGTACGACGATGACCAGTACTCGGATTACGACGACGACTACGTCGAGGACGATTACTACGACGATCAGTACGACGACACCGATCACTACGACGACGAGCACTACCCCGAATACGACGACGACTACGAGGACTACGACGGCCCCGACTTCGAGGTAGAACTCGACGGCGAACTGGTCGAGGAGCAGACCGCCATCCCTACCTCGCGCGCCGCGGCCGCCGATACCATCCCCGACATCGTCGATGCCGAAGTGGTCGAGGCGGACCTGCCGGAAAGTGACCCGGTGGACGGTCGTTAG
- a CDS encoding DUF5336 domain-containing protein → MSYPTGGSGYNAPATPPAPASSGQSAGTGSSATGTAKGLPFFLVVGVAVLGVINFLLGFLPYAQQSATVGGRTITGDSASFFESQLTPLIALLLLGGLLAGLSLLPKQSWTGAAAAASITGFLALAFQSFTLPDGYELKIGAWVVLFLSFVQAVVAVVAVLFEAGILTPPAPKPATPQGPPSGFGSGGYGQPGTFSAFGQNQPGQYGQSQPGQYGQSQPSYGSQTGPQYQSPQPYGQSQPGQPSYGQPQQPSYGQQPAFGQQPGYGAAQQGSPYGAPPAAQPQPRPDESATQHFGVPQSGQQYGAPSSGKSQPGQQGQPFGGETGSDPSSDATHAFRPSEDNK, encoded by the coding sequence ATGTCATACCCGACCGGGGGCTCCGGGTACAACGCACCCGCGACGCCGCCCGCACCCGCCAGCTCCGGCCAGTCGGCTGGTACCGGATCCAGTGCTACCGGCACCGCAAAGGGCCTGCCGTTTTTCCTGGTGGTCGGTGTCGCCGTGCTCGGTGTGATCAATTTCCTGCTCGGGTTCCTGCCCTACGCGCAGCAGTCGGCCACGGTGGGCGGCAGGACGATTACCGGTGACAGCGCCTCCTTCTTCGAGAGCCAGCTGACCCCGCTGATCGCACTGCTGCTGCTCGGCGGCCTGCTCGCCGGCCTGTCGCTGCTGCCGAAGCAGAGTTGGACCGGTGCCGCCGCGGCGGCGTCGATTACCGGCTTCCTGGCTCTGGCCTTCCAGTCGTTCACGCTGCCCGATGGTTACGAGCTGAAGATCGGCGCCTGGGTGGTGCTCTTCCTCTCGTTCGTGCAGGCGGTGGTCGCGGTCGTCGCGGTGTTGTTCGAAGCGGGCATCCTGACCCCACCCGCGCCCAAGCCCGCCACTCCGCAGGGCCCGCCGAGCGGTTTCGGCAGCGGCGGCTACGGCCAGCCGGGCACGTTCTCGGCCTTCGGCCAGAACCAGCCGGGTCAGTACGGCCAGAGTCAGCCGGGCCAGTACGGGCAGAGCCAGCCGAGTTACGGCAGCCAGACCGGTCCCCAGTACCAGTCGCCGCAGCCCTACGGTCAGAGTCAGCCGGGTCAGCCGTCCTACGGTCAGCCGCAGCAGCCGTCCTACGGCCAGCAGCCCGCCTTTGGCCAGCAGCCCGGATACGGTGCGGCACAGCAGGGTTCGCCCTACGGCGCGCCGCCCGCCGCGCAGCCGCAACCGCGCCCGGACGAGAGCGCCACCCAGCACTTCGGCGTCCCGCAGTCCGGACAGCAGTACGGCGCACCGAGTTCGGGCAAGAGCCAGCCGGGTCAGCAGGGTCAGCCCTTCGGCGGCGAGACCGGTTCGGACCCGTCCTCGGACGCCACCCACGCGTTCCGTCCCTCGGAAGACAACAAGTAG
- a CDS encoding AfsR/SARP family transcriptional regulator, protein MDVLVLGPVQVRAGDDGFAIDRPLERAVLVRLALANGIPVPDGRLAADLWGEDVERPVQRLRVVVSRLRAALGPHAEVIGRTPAGYHASVSASDLMTAEAAAQRLHTARRNGDHAVVAAAAREALGLWRGPALADLRSVPYAEAEGERLDDWRLSLTVAGLEANLELGAAGEVVTELTGLVARHPLHEPLSGLLALALYRTGRQADALDRLARLRRALAEELGVDPAPETAALELRILDHDPTLRTVHAPTGDAAEPATPMEVEDRPQLIVSAPSTSFVGRGREFDALGTRLAGPGRTTLVGVAGSGKSRLAAELARAAANSGRAVVFVELAPLARPEDVLPAVVAALENAGLDVSIDPDDLLPGIVAVLGNSNVRGGNGTRANSGARDGVQARGDSGTQRDLASSTHSFVSGDSHPGAYGTRAGILLVLDNAEHLIEPVAELASAARGSSVLVTSQRALGVAGESVYPLGPLERGIGVALFTERAGLNGLVTAQEREDLVRICAAVDWLPLGIELAAGLTRTLTISQLAQRIDDRVRLLVGGARGAGGGRHTSLRVALDWSYELLAERERAVLRRLGVFAGGCTLEAAEAVVPRSVSGDPGAVDDADLAVGDIAPALADLVNRSLVTVQNYGATRQFVLLETVRDYALACLAETAETDPLRARHADWCLDLVHKIGEPGDFATAEAVAAVFAEWPNILAALEYAPGTSRTASGLRLATAMHVPWLARAWFREAKRHYGALIDSLDAIAHVPVLPAELAQALSHYGFHTLMTGDFDSAAAQLARASELAGPLDDIELAQTVRYYQGIVDIERARLPEAVERLREGERLAVRVTQASSFADALGTALLYSGDAAGALAAYQRSTEVDRANDDEHSLSRGLSNQAKALLDLGRTEDALAMAEESDRYARRLDDRQILPLNDLTRAAVAAATGQLDAAESYCRAALAHEDEAGLARLELADVLIAKGELDAAETLLAEHDAAAPCGVPMLAARAISATLRHARGELPPESVERARSEFRSSGFGWRRYTARLDALTELEEPDSAS, encoded by the coding sequence GTGGATGTGCTGGTGTTGGGCCCAGTGCAGGTTCGGGCAGGCGACGACGGCTTCGCCATCGATCGGCCGTTGGAACGTGCGGTGCTGGTGCGGCTGGCGTTGGCGAACGGTATTCCGGTGCCGGATGGGCGGCTGGCCGCGGATCTGTGGGGCGAGGATGTCGAGCGGCCGGTGCAGCGGCTGCGGGTGGTGGTCTCGCGACTGCGGGCGGCGCTCGGGCCGCATGCCGAGGTCATCGGGCGCACGCCGGCCGGATATCACGCGAGCGTCAGCGCATCGGATCTGATGACGGCGGAGGCTGCGGCGCAGCGGCTGCATACCGCGCGGCGCAACGGTGACCACGCCGTCGTCGCGGCGGCCGCGCGGGAGGCGCTCGGATTGTGGCGGGGGCCCGCATTGGCGGATCTGCGGTCGGTGCCGTATGCGGAGGCCGAGGGGGAACGCCTCGATGACTGGCGGCTGTCGCTGACGGTCGCGGGGCTGGAGGCGAATCTCGAACTCGGGGCGGCCGGAGAGGTGGTCACCGAGCTCACCGGCCTGGTCGCGCGACATCCGCTGCACGAGCCGTTGTCGGGTCTACTGGCGCTGGCGCTGTATCGCACCGGGCGACAGGCGGATGCGCTGGACCGGCTGGCCCGTTTGCGCCGGGCCCTGGCCGAGGAACTCGGCGTCGACCCGGCGCCGGAGACGGCCGCCCTGGAGCTGCGCATCCTCGACCACGATCCGACACTGCGCACCGTGCACGCGCCGACCGGAGATGCTGCCGAGCCCGCCACGCCGATGGAAGTCGAAGACCGTCCCCAGCTGATCGTCTCGGCCCCGTCGACGAGTTTCGTCGGCCGCGGCCGCGAATTCGACGCGCTCGGCACCCGCCTCGCCGGACCCGGCCGCACCACGCTGGTCGGTGTCGCGGGCAGTGGAAAGTCCCGCCTGGCAGCAGAACTCGCGCGTGCCGCAGCCAACTCGGGCCGCGCGGTGGTCTTCGTGGAGCTCGCCCCCTTGGCCAGGCCCGAGGACGTGCTGCCCGCAGTCGTCGCGGCGCTCGAGAACGCTGGGCTGGACGTTTCGATCGATCCGGACGATCTGTTGCCGGGAATCGTTGCGGTGCTGGGTAATTCGAATGTGCGAGGAGGAAACGGGACGCGCGCGAATTCCGGGGCCAGGGATGGGGTGCAGGCTCGTGGCGATTCGGGTACGCAACGTGACCTCGCGAGCTCGACTCATTCGTTCGTGTCGGGGGATTCACATCCTGGGGCATACGGCACGCGGGCGGGAATCTTGTTGGTGCTCGATAATGCCGAGCACTTGATCGAGCCGGTTGCCGAATTGGCATCGGCGGCAAGAGGTTCCAGTGTGTTGGTCACGTCGCAGCGGGCGTTGGGTGTGGCGGGGGAGTCCGTCTATCCGCTGGGGCCGCTGGAGCGGGGGATCGGGGTCGCGCTGTTCACCGAGCGGGCCGGGTTGAACGGACTGGTGACCGCGCAGGAGCGCGAAGATCTGGTGCGGATCTGCGCGGCGGTGGATTGGTTGCCGCTCGGAATCGAGTTGGCCGCCGGTCTCACACGCACGCTGACGATTTCGCAGCTGGCGCAGCGCATCGATGATCGAGTGCGACTGTTGGTCGGTGGAGCGCGGGGTGCCGGGGGTGGGCGGCATACGAGTCTTCGGGTGGCGCTCGACTGGAGCTATGAGCTGCTGGCCGAGCGGGAGCGTGCGGTATTGCGCAGGCTCGGGGTATTCGCGGGTGGGTGCACGCTGGAGGCGGCCGAAGCGGTTGTGCCCCGCAGCGTTTCAGGTGACCCGGGAGCTGTTGACGACGCCGATCTCGCGGTCGGCGATATCGCGCCCGCACTGGCCGATCTGGTGAACCGGAGTTTGGTCACGGTCCAGAACTACGGTGCGACAAGGCAATTCGTGCTGTTGGAGACGGTGCGCGACTATGCGCTCGCGTGCCTGGCCGAGACCGCCGAGACCGATCCGCTGCGTGCCAGGCATGCGGACTGGTGCCTCGATCTGGTGCACAAGATCGGCGAACCCGGCGATTTCGCGACCGCGGAAGCAGTGGCCGCGGTATTCGCCGAATGGCCGAACATCCTGGCCGCACTCGAGTACGCCCCCGGAACATCAAGAACCGCAAGTGGCTTGCGCCTTGCGACCGCAATGCACGTGCCCTGGCTGGCCCGGGCCTGGTTCCGCGAGGCGAAGCGACACTATGGCGCTTTGATCGATTCGCTCGACGCAATCGCCCATGTGCCGGTGCTGCCCGCCGAATTGGCGCAGGCACTGAGTCATTACGGCTTCCACACCCTGATGACCGGCGACTTCGACTCCGCCGCGGCGCAATTGGCCAGAGCGAGCGAACTCGCCGGGCCGCTGGATGACATCGAACTCGCGCAGACCGTGCGCTACTACCAGGGCATCGTGGATATCGAACGGGCCAGGCTGCCGGAGGCGGTCGAGCGGTTGCGGGAGGGGGAGCGGTTGGCGGTGCGCGTCACGCAGGCCTCCTCGTTCGCGGACGCGCTCGGCACCGCGCTGTTGTACTCGGGCGACGCCGCGGGCGCGCTGGCCGCCTATCAGCGCTCCACCGAGGTGGATCGGGCCAATGACGATGAGCACAGTCTCTCGCGCGGCCTGAGCAACCAGGCCAAGGCGCTGCTCGACCTCGGCCGTACCGAGGATGCGCTCGCCATGGCCGAAGAGTCCGACCGCTATGCCCGCCGCCTCGACGATCGACAGATCCTGCCGCTGAACGACCTCACTCGCGCCGCGGTCGCCGCGGCGACCGGGCAACTCGACGCGGCCGAATCCTATTGCCGCGCCGCCCTCGCACATGAGGACGAAGCCGGTCTGGCCCGGCTCGAGCTGGCCGACGTCCTCATCGCCAAGGGCGAACTCGACGCGGCCGAGACACTGCTGGCCGAGCACGACGCGGCGGCTCCCTGCGGTGTCCCCATGCTGGCGGCGCGCGCGATCTCGGCGACGCTGCGGCACGCACGAGGTGAGCTGCCACCGGAATCGGTCGAGCGCGCCCGGTCCGAATTCCGGTCGTCGGGGTTCGGCTGGCGGCGCTACACCGCCCGCCTCGATGCACTCACCGAGCTGGAAGAACCCGACAGTGCCTCGTGA
- a CDS encoding undecaprenyl-diphosphate phosphatase has translation MLTYTQAVVIGALQGITELFPISSLGHSVLVPAWLGGSWSDLVTQGDSDTGTPYLAFVVGLHVATALALLVFYWRDWVDIVTGFLTTLRTRRIETSSQRLAWLVIIATVPVGVLGLLLEHPLRTLFAKPLAAGLFLTLNGVVLIAGEVLRRRNLPTLADYGRQFAASEARAAAIEKGYLVESAPEPQLASLNVKDGLLIGAAQTGALFAGISRSGMTMVGGLLRGLDHEDSAKFAFLLATPVILAAGVLKLPTLAGPQGDGILGQVLVGSIVAGGAAYLAVRFLERYFKTNSLLPFAIYSLAFGVASVVQFR, from the coding sequence ATGCTCACTTACACCCAAGCCGTCGTCATTGGCGCACTACAAGGCATAACCGAACTGTTCCCCATCTCCAGCCTGGGCCATTCGGTGTTGGTGCCCGCATGGCTCGGCGGCTCCTGGAGCGATCTGGTGACCCAGGGCGATTCCGACACCGGCACGCCGTATCTGGCCTTCGTCGTCGGCCTGCATGTGGCGACGGCGCTGGCGCTGCTGGTGTTCTATTGGCGCGACTGGGTCGATATCGTCACCGGATTCCTCACCACCCTGCGGACGCGGCGGATCGAGACCTCCAGTCAGCGCCTCGCCTGGCTGGTGATCATCGCGACCGTGCCGGTCGGCGTGCTCGGCCTGCTGTTGGAACATCCGCTGCGCACGCTGTTCGCGAAACCGCTTGCGGCCGGACTGTTCCTGACCCTCAACGGCGTCGTGCTCATCGCGGGCGAAGTGCTGCGCCGCCGCAACCTGCCGACACTGGCCGACTACGGCCGCCAGTTCGCCGCCTCGGAGGCCCGCGCCGCCGCGATCGAGAAGGGCTACCTCGTCGAATCGGCACCCGAGCCACAGCTGGCCAGCCTGAATGTCAAGGACGGACTGCTCATCGGGGCCGCGCAGACCGGCGCGCTCTTCGCGGGCATCAGCCGCTCCGGCATGACCATGGTCGGCGGACTGCTGCGCGGCCTGGATCACGAGGACTCGGCCAAATTCGCGTTCCTGCTCGCCACTCCGGTCATCCTCGCCGCGGGCGTGCTGAAACTGCCGACGCTGGCGGGTCCGCAGGGCGACGGCATCCTCGGCCAGGTGCTCGTCGGTTCGATCGTCGCGGGCGGTGCCGCCTATCTCGCGGTGCGCTTTCTGGAGCGCTACTTCAAGACCAACTCGCTACTCCCCTTCGCGATCTACAGCCTGGCGTTCGGCGTCGCCTCGGTGGTCCAGTTCCGCTGA
- the sucD gene encoding succinate--CoA ligase subunit alpha codes for MSIFLNKDSKVIVQGITGGEGTKHTALMLKAGTQVVGGVNARKAGTTVAHTAKDGSAVELPVFGTVAEAIKATGADVSIAFVPPKFSKDAIIEAIDAEIPLLVVITEGIPVQDTAYAWAYNVEKGNKTRIIGPNCPGIITPGESLVGITPANITGKGPVGLVSKSGTLTYQMMYELRDFGFSTAIGIGGDPVIGTTHIDAIEAFEKDPETKLIVMIGEIGGDAEERAAAYIKANVTKPVVGYVAGFTAPEGKTMGHAGAIVSGSAGTAQAKKDALEAAGVKVGKTPSETAALAREILEKASVTA; via the coding sequence ATGTCTATCTTCCTCAACAAGGACTCGAAGGTCATCGTCCAGGGCATCACCGGCGGCGAGGGCACCAAGCACACCGCCCTGATGCTGAAGGCCGGTACCCAGGTCGTCGGCGGCGTCAACGCGCGCAAGGCGGGCACCACGGTCGCGCACACCGCCAAGGACGGCTCCGCGGTCGAGCTGCCGGTCTTCGGCACCGTCGCCGAGGCCATCAAGGCGACCGGCGCCGACGTGTCCATCGCGTTCGTGCCGCCGAAGTTCTCGAAGGACGCCATCATCGAGGCCATCGACGCGGAGATCCCGCTGCTCGTGGTCATCACCGAGGGCATCCCGGTGCAGGACACCGCGTACGCGTGGGCCTACAACGTCGAGAAGGGCAACAAGACCCGGATCATCGGACCGAACTGCCCCGGCATCATCACCCCCGGCGAGTCGCTGGTCGGCATCACCCCGGCCAACATCACCGGTAAGGGCCCGGTCGGCCTGGTGTCGAAGTCGGGCACGCTGACCTACCAGATGATGTACGAGCTGCGCGATTTCGGCTTCTCCACCGCCATCGGCATCGGCGGCGACCCGGTCATCGGCACCACCCACATCGACGCCATCGAGGCGTTCGAGAAGGATCCCGAGACCAAGCTGATCGTGATGATCGGTGAGATCGGTGGCGACGCCGAGGAGCGTGCCGCGGCCTACATCAAGGCCAATGTCACCAAGCCGGTCGTCGGCTACGTCGCGGGTTTCACCGCCCCCGAGGGCAAGACCATGGGCCACGCGGGCGCCATCGTGTCCGGCTCGGCGGGCACCGCCCAGGCGAAGAAGGACGCGCTGGAGGCCGCGGGTGTGAAGGTCGGCAAGACGCCGTCCGAGACCGCCGCGTTGGCGCGCGAGATCCTGGAGAAGGCAAGCGTCACCGCCTGA